Proteins from one Cellulosilyticum lentocellum DSM 5427 genomic window:
- a CDS encoding ABC transporter substrate-binding protein, which produces MKKRKFVCLLAAMSLFGSMLTGCGGNGGKETVASPEASTEASPSASADASGFVGLEDRTPVTLKIFMKDITEDIEFTDPVAEKIKELTGVTLEIEHAVGGDEQAIPLMIASGDYPDMIFAKGDTGLLVDAGALIPLNDFIEEKGTNTKALYGDMIQRLKYSEADPNIYTMGTYGVHTAAWKTDGVMQIQHAILKDQGYPEIKTIAQYEEAIKAYKDKYPQINGQDTIGLTLMGSDWRWLITVGNVASAASGIPDDGEWAIDDNAQTAVYKYLAPGVKDYMKWLNHMNDIGLLDPESFTQQEDVYFAKLASGRVLGTATPEWGTGESKKALVAAGMEERTTAPLAVTVSEEFTPAVTKDYGFSGGHGIGICASSENQEKAFEFLDWMCSEEAQILINWGLEGENYTYDANGKRQLTPEMAAARISDKDFTKKTGITKYVYPFPQQGNGGIDSTGNRFTLDNKETIIEQMTATEKETLKAYGKELWTDFFPTPEELGVSKHGQAWQFNIPSDGNLQVFNQKSQDYIQQAVTQAILGKPADFDAAWDTILAKLDEIGVEEANAEMTKLTQEKIRFWGN; this is translated from the coding sequence ATGAAAAAAAGAAAATTTGTGTGTTTATTAGCGGCAATGAGTTTGTTTGGAAGCATGTTAACAGGCTGTGGTGGTAATGGTGGGAAGGAAACAGTAGCAAGTCCAGAAGCAAGTACGGAAGCATCACCTAGCGCATCAGCAGATGCAAGTGGTTTTGTAGGCTTAGAAGACCGTACACCAGTTACTTTAAAGATTTTTATGAAAGACATCACAGAAGATATTGAATTTACTGATCCTGTTGCTGAAAAGATCAAAGAATTAACAGGTGTTACCTTGGAAATTGAGCATGCTGTCGGTGGTGATGAGCAAGCTATTCCATTGATGATTGCTAGTGGTGATTATCCTGATATGATTTTTGCAAAAGGTGATACAGGACTTCTTGTAGATGCAGGAGCACTTATCCCATTAAATGATTTCATTGAAGAAAAAGGTACTAATACAAAAGCACTTTACGGAGATATGATTCAGAGGTTAAAATATTCAGAAGCTGACCCTAATATTTACACAATGGGTACTTATGGTGTTCATACAGCAGCTTGGAAAACAGATGGTGTTATGCAAATTCAACATGCTATATTAAAAGATCAAGGTTATCCAGAGATTAAAACAATTGCACAATATGAGGAAGCAATCAAAGCTTATAAAGATAAGTATCCACAAATTAATGGTCAAGATACCATCGGTCTTACCCTTATGGGAAGTGACTGGAGATGGCTTATTACAGTAGGAAACGTAGCTTCTGCTGCTTCGGGTATTCCAGATGATGGTGAATGGGCTATTGATGATAATGCACAAACAGCTGTTTATAAATATCTTGCACCAGGTGTAAAAGATTATATGAAATGGCTTAATCATATGAATGATATTGGATTACTTGACCCAGAATCTTTCACACAACAAGAAGATGTATATTTTGCTAAACTTGCTTCTGGTCGTGTACTTGGTACAGCTACTCCTGAATGGGGCACTGGTGAATCTAAGAAAGCACTTGTTGCTGCAGGTATGGAAGAAAGAACAACAGCTCCACTTGCTGTAACAGTATCAGAGGAGTTTACACCAGCTGTAACGAAAGACTATGGTTTTAGTGGTGGTCATGGTATTGGTATTTGTGCATCTAGCGAAAACCAAGAAAAAGCTTTTGAATTCTTAGATTGGATGTGCTCAGAAGAAGCTCAAATCCTTATTAACTGGGGATTAGAAGGTGAAAATTATACTTATGATGCAAATGGTAAGAGACAATTAACACCAGAAATGGCAGCTGCAAGAATATCAGATAAAGACTTTACTAAGAAAACAGGTATTACTAAATATGTTTATCCATTCCCACAACAAGGTAATGGAGGCATAGATTCAACAGGTAACAGATTTACATTAGATAATAAAGAAACGATTATTGAACAAATGACAGCAACAGAGAAAGAAACACTTAAAGCTTATGGTAAAGAATTATGGACGGATTTCTTCCCAACTCCAGAAGAGCTTGGTGTTTCTAAACATGGTCAAGCATGGCAGTTTAATATTCCATCAGATGGTAATTTACAAGTATTTAATCAAAAATCACAGGATTATATTCAACAAGCTGTGACACAAGCTATTCTTGGAAAACCAGCAGACTTCGATGCAGCGTGGGATACAATCTTAGCTAAGCTTGATGAGATTGGTGTAGAAGAAGCTAATGCAGAAATGACTAAGTTAACCCAAGAAAAGATTCGTTTCTGGGGTAACTAA
- the yicI gene encoding alpha-xylosidase, protein MRFSNGCWLNKEGIESYSPQEIYQTCKKGKRIEVFAPSKKIKQRGDTLGGPVLTYTISAPMKDVFKIQVEHYKGINKIGPYFEIYASEEIDLEMLQSEGKVEIRNGELSLVIEDKEQWKMSFYRKGKKLTSSNFKSTAYIKNYDAEFMNEDLSSTFMREQLSLSVGELIYGLGERFTPFIKNGQTVETWNEDGGTSTEQSYKAIPFYLSNKDYGVFVNHPERVSFEVGSEKVTKVQFSVPGESLEYFLIAGENMKEVLRNYTSLTGKPALPPAWSFGLWLTTSFTTNYDEATVMGFIDGMADRQVPLHVFHFDCFWMKGFNWCDFTWDDEVFPDPVGMIKRIKEKGLKVCVWINPYIAQASSLFDEAMEGGYLLKRKDGSVWQWDMWQPGMGIVDFTNPAACAWFKAKLAALLEMGVDCFKTDFGERIPTQNVMYFDGSNPDKMHNYYTQLYNKVVFDILKEKKGEKEAVLFARSATAGGQQFPVHWGGDCTADYESMAESLRGGLSLCLSGFGFWSHDIGGFESTSTADVYKRWAAFGLLSSHSRLHGSTSYRVPWLYDEEAVEVVRYFSELKCTLMPYLFNAASKTAKTGVSTMRAMVVEFEEDPTCAYLDKQYMLGENILIAPIFNEEGLAQYYVPEGNWTNFLTGECVQGGKWINDKHGYKSIPMLVRPNSLIAIGNNSLKPDYDYREGVQIAAYGLIEGKVASTQVINMNEEVELDVSVLKANQTVNISFKGNNKAFSIILKGIMAIEKLEGGSFTIESDGIHIVPHIAENQVICYL, encoded by the coding sequence ATGAGATTTAGTAATGGTTGTTGGCTTAATAAAGAAGGAATTGAAAGTTATAGTCCACAAGAAATTTATCAGACATGCAAAAAAGGGAAACGAATAGAAGTTTTTGCGCCCTCCAAGAAAATTAAACAAAGAGGAGATACTTTAGGTGGGCCAGTGCTGACTTATACTATTTCAGCTCCAATGAAAGATGTTTTTAAAATTCAGGTAGAACATTATAAAGGCATTAATAAGATAGGACCCTATTTTGAGATCTATGCATCAGAAGAAATTGATTTAGAAATGCTCCAAAGTGAAGGGAAAGTTGAAATCAGAAATGGTGAGTTGAGTCTTGTTATTGAAGATAAAGAGCAATGGAAGATGAGCTTTTATAGAAAAGGCAAGAAACTCACTTCAAGTAATTTTAAATCAACAGCTTATATTAAAAATTATGATGCAGAATTCATGAATGAAGACTTGAGCAGTACTTTTATGAGAGAACAACTGAGCTTATCTGTAGGAGAGCTCATTTATGGTTTAGGAGAACGCTTCACACCTTTTATTAAAAATGGTCAAACAGTAGAGACTTGGAATGAAGATGGTGGTACTAGTACGGAACAATCCTATAAAGCTATCCCTTTTTATCTTAGCAATAAAGATTATGGTGTATTTGTTAACCATCCTGAAAGAGTTTCCTTTGAGGTGGGCTCTGAGAAAGTAACAAAGGTACAGTTTAGTGTACCAGGTGAAAGTTTAGAATACTTCCTTATTGCGGGCGAGAATATGAAAGAAGTCCTACGTAACTATACTAGTTTAACAGGAAAGCCAGCCCTTCCACCAGCTTGGTCATTTGGTCTGTGGCTCACAACATCCTTTACAACTAATTATGATGAAGCGACTGTCATGGGATTTATAGATGGTATGGCCGATAGGCAAGTGCCTCTCCATGTTTTCCATTTCGATTGCTTTTGGATGAAGGGCTTTAACTGGTGTGATTTTACTTGGGATGATGAAGTATTTCCAGATCCAGTGGGGATGATTAAACGTATTAAGGAAAAAGGCCTAAAAGTGTGTGTATGGATTAATCCATATATAGCTCAGGCTTCTAGCTTATTTGATGAAGCAATGGAGGGAGGCTATTTATTAAAACGCAAAGATGGCTCTGTATGGCAGTGGGATATGTGGCAACCAGGTATGGGGATTGTAGATTTTACTAATCCGGCAGCTTGTGCATGGTTTAAAGCAAAACTAGCAGCTCTTCTAGAAATGGGAGTGGATTGTTTTAAAACAGATTTTGGTGAAAGAATCCCTACCCAGAATGTTATGTATTTTGATGGTAGTAATCCAGATAAAATGCATAACTATTATACACAACTTTATAATAAAGTAGTATTTGATATTCTCAAGGAAAAAAAGGGAGAAAAAGAAGCCGTATTATTTGCTCGTTCAGCAACAGCTGGAGGGCAACAATTCCCTGTTCACTGGGGAGGTGATTGCACAGCTGACTATGAGTCTATGGCAGAAAGCTTGAGAGGAGGTTTATCTCTATGTCTTTCAGGCTTTGGTTTCTGGAGTCATGACATAGGAGGATTTGAAAGTACCTCTACAGCAGATGTTTACAAGCGTTGGGCAGCATTTGGACTACTCTCTTCTCATAGTCGTTTGCATGGTAGCACCTCTTATCGTGTACCTTGGCTGTATGATGAAGAAGCCGTAGAAGTTGTTAGATATTTTTCAGAGTTAAAATGTACTTTAATGCCGTATTTATTTAATGCAGCATCTAAAACTGCTAAAACAGGTGTTTCTACAATGAGAGCTATGGTTGTTGAATTTGAAGAGGATCCAACTTGTGCATACTTAGATAAACAATATATGCTAGGCGAAAATATTTTAATTGCTCCTATTTTTAATGAAGAAGGATTGGCACAGTATTATGTACCAGAAGGCAACTGGACTAACTTTTTAACAGGAGAATGTGTTCAAGGCGGCAAGTGGATTAATGACAAGCATGGCTATAAGAGTATACCTATGCTTGTTCGTCCTAACAGTTTAATTGCTATAGGTAATAATTCATTAAAGCCAGACTATGACTATAGAGAAGGGGTACAAATAGCAGCATATGGTCTAATAGAAGGTAAGGTAGCGTCAACTCAGGTTATTAATATGAATGAAGAAGTAGAATTAGACGTTAGTGTACTTAAAGCAAATCAGACAGTGAATATTTCATTTAAAGGAAATAACAAAGCTTTTAGCATCATATTAAAGGGTATAATGGCTATAGAAAAATTAGAAGGTGGAAGTTTTACTATAGAAAGTGATGGTATCCACATCGTACCACATATAGCAGAGAACCAGGTTATTTGTTATTTATAA
- a CDS encoding sensor histidine kinase, with protein MRIIKKILTFNRNMKVKKQLIGIYVIVILIPILIIGVQLTTLMCNMVVDRAINEACVNIERIKERLNEKIKIANSVAESIYVDGKIAQVLKTQFEDSAQIVNTYKDLTIISTYLMHYEEISSIRIYNDNLTLLNNSQFVRATEDIKRSDWYQAALARDSQMEWHLKYDEIRKQYYMSLIRALRDKQKNLLGVLVINFDPEKINRIIKDEPYDTMITINGQVVTTSGNSDPLYEQLDHLRELQVEQNKNYKIKVSNDTGAEYIIFTSFTPVKTFNSKVEICMSMSVNSITGETLKIVRTSLAMIMISLGLSGILILIFSKGFSNRIILVRKEMHKVSLGDFNIRKSIEGNDEIGELYEDICQTVESVKQLIEENYSAKVQKEELKRKQKEMQFEMLSSQINPHFLYNTLETIRMKAYCNGETELAGVVKKLSKLLRRNLEVSDRSVSLASELEMIEAYLTIQKFRFGERISYHIENEIESEKYYLLPLLLQPIVENAFIHGLEAKQGSGKIVCSIKEQNHCLKIAISDNGLGISKERLQQIQRSLHGEQIEERNRVGLKNINERIKLYYGDMYGITIESIEDQGTTVTIVLPKMQEG; from the coding sequence ATGAGGATCATAAAGAAGATATTAACCTTTAATAGAAATATGAAAGTCAAAAAACAACTCATAGGGATTTATGTCATTGTTATTCTTATACCTATATTAATCATAGGTGTACAGTTGACAACACTCATGTGTAATATGGTTGTAGATAGGGCTATCAATGAAGCATGTGTTAATATTGAACGTATTAAAGAACGTTTAAATGAAAAAATAAAGATTGCTAATTCTGTAGCAGAGAGTATTTATGTAGATGGAAAAATTGCTCAAGTTTTAAAAACACAGTTTGAAGACAGTGCTCAGATTGTAAATACCTATAAGGACTTAACTATTATATCTACATACCTGATGCATTATGAAGAAATTAGTAGTATTCGTATTTACAATGATAACCTTACATTACTAAATAATTCTCAATTTGTAAGAGCAACAGAGGATATTAAGCGATCCGATTGGTATCAAGCGGCTTTAGCAAGAGATAGTCAGATGGAATGGCATCTTAAATATGATGAAATAAGGAAACAATACTATATGAGCTTGATACGAGCACTAAGAGATAAACAGAAAAATTTATTAGGTGTATTAGTTATTAATTTCGATCCAGAAAAGATTAATAGAATTATTAAAGATGAACCCTACGATACAATGATTACTATTAATGGACAGGTGGTAACAACATCCGGTAATAGTGATCCTCTATATGAACAACTGGACCACTTACGAGAGTTGCAGGTAGAACAAAATAAGAATTATAAGATTAAGGTGAGTAATGACACAGGTGCAGAATACATTATTTTTACTAGCTTTACACCGGTTAAAACATTTAATAGTAAAGTTGAGATATGCATGAGTATGTCTGTTAATAGTATTACAGGTGAGACGCTAAAAATTGTTAGGACGAGTTTGGCGATGATAATGATTAGCTTAGGTTTGTCAGGAATACTCATTTTGATATTTTCTAAGGGGTTTTCAAACCGTATCATTTTAGTGAGAAAAGAAATGCATAAGGTTAGTCTAGGTGATTTTAATATTAGAAAGAGCATTGAGGGGAATGATGAAATCGGAGAACTTTATGAAGATATTTGTCAAACAGTAGAGAGCGTTAAACAACTTATAGAAGAAAATTATTCTGCTAAAGTGCAAAAAGAGGAACTAAAAAGAAAGCAAAAGGAAATGCAGTTTGAGATGCTATCTAGCCAGATTAATCCTCACTTTTTATATAATACATTAGAAACCATTCGTATGAAAGCCTATTGCAATGGAGAAACAGAACTTGCTGGCGTGGTAAAAAAACTATCTAAGCTTCTTAGAAGAAATCTGGAAGTGTCCGATCGTAGTGTGAGTTTAGCTTCAGAATTAGAAATGATAGAAGCCTATTTAACCATTCAGAAGTTTAGATTTGGTGAAAGAATTAGTTATCATATTGAGAATGAAATAGAGAGTGAAAAGTACTACTTATTACCATTATTATTACAGCCTATTGTAGAAAATGCATTTATACATGGACTTGAAGCTAAGCAAGGAAGTGGAAAAATTGTTTGTAGTATAAAAGAACAGAATCATTGTTTAAAAATAGCTATTTCTGATAATGGCTTAGGAATAAGCAAGGAAAGGTTACAGCAAATTCAGAGAAGTTTACATGGTGAACAAATAGAAGAAAGAAATAGAGTAGGCCTGAAAAATATAAATGAAAGAATCAAACTATACTATGGTGATATGTATGGTATTACAATTGAAAGCATAGAGGATCAGGGAACAACAGTAACAATTGTTTTGCCAAAAATGCAGGAGGGGTAG
- a CDS encoding response regulator transcription factor, with the protein MKVLIIDDEPNVREGLKKIIPWEAEGFDICGEGIDGQNGLEKIMILNPDLVLIDIRMPGLMGIEVIEEAKKRGFKGKFIITTGYSDFTYAKRAMGLGVEAYILKPIDEDELIEMIEKIKDKILKEKEITQKLDVSETYVIKSLLTHLLLGSSLSIMEQDKYNELKEKNESYQLLLVDIEEKKETVSLIEEQIKDYLEARLAVKTLIVEKYLLIIIQNKEQGYIDEAIDTLQEKLAKRYQITCKMALDTSLIKIQEIGESYTLVKELLNKKFLYPNERLLTSKRIDMYAKESEQSRIINVEHVSEQIYRLLQVGDMIKIKQVLEELKLQLQSESVRKDKVISVFSNILVKTGTKTIEANQEVGKLLPSGEQIIEVIYHCRDVEDVIEYIEEQLRIIVQEFKVSSPENNMKKIIYYIENNYNKELKLELLAELFNYNSAYLGKSFKNYTGQSFNVYIDQLRINRAKELLRHKEMKVYEIAKAVGYKHIDYFHSKFKKYVGISPLEYKKNCEK; encoded by the coding sequence ATGAAAGTGCTTATTATTGATGATGAACCTAATGTAAGGGAAGGATTAAAAAAAATTATTCCTTGGGAAGCAGAAGGTTTTGACATATGTGGTGAGGGCATAGATGGACAAAATGGCTTAGAGAAAATAATGATATTGAATCCAGATTTGGTTTTAATAGATATTAGAATGCCAGGTTTAATGGGGATAGAAGTTATTGAAGAAGCTAAAAAAAGAGGATTTAAAGGAAAGTTTATTATTACAACAGGCTATTCAGATTTTACGTATGCTAAAAGAGCCATGGGCCTAGGCGTAGAAGCTTATATTCTAAAACCAATAGATGAAGATGAATTAATTGAAATGATTGAAAAGATTAAAGATAAAATTCTAAAGGAGAAAGAAATCACTCAAAAATTAGATGTAAGTGAGACTTATGTTATTAAAAGTTTATTAACTCACTTATTATTAGGAAGTTCATTGAGTATAATGGAGCAAGATAAGTACAATGAGTTAAAAGAAAAAAATGAAAGTTATCAATTATTGCTTGTAGATATAGAAGAGAAGAAGGAAACAGTAAGTTTAATAGAAGAGCAAATAAAGGATTATCTAGAAGCACGCTTAGCTGTGAAAACACTTATTGTTGAAAAATATCTGTTAATCATTATTCAAAATAAAGAACAAGGGTATATAGATGAGGCTATTGATACCCTGCAAGAAAAATTAGCAAAGAGGTACCAGATTACATGCAAAATGGCTTTAGATACTTCACTGATTAAGATACAGGAGATAGGTGAGAGTTATACTTTAGTTAAAGAACTTTTGAATAAGAAGTTTTTGTATCCAAATGAAAGGCTTTTAACTTCTAAGCGTATTGATATGTATGCTAAGGAGAGTGAACAGAGCAGAATAATAAATGTGGAGCATGTTAGTGAGCAGATTTACCGATTATTGCAAGTTGGAGATATGATTAAGATTAAACAAGTACTAGAAGAACTCAAATTGCAACTGCAAAGTGAAAGCGTAAGAAAAGATAAAGTTATTTCAGTATTTAGTAATATCTTAGTTAAGACTGGGACAAAGACAATAGAGGCGAATCAAGAAGTAGGAAAGCTTCTACCTAGTGGAGAACAAATAATAGAAGTAATTTATCATTGTAGAGATGTAGAAGATGTTATAGAATATATAGAGGAACAGTTACGTATTATTGTACAAGAGTTTAAAGTAAGCAGTCCTGAAAATAATATGAAAAAGATTATTTATTACATAGAAAACAACTATAATAAGGAACTAAAATTAGAATTGTTAGCAGAATTATTTAATTATAATAGTGCTTACTTAGGAAAAAGCTTTAAGAATTATACAGGACAAAGCTTTAATGTTTATATTGATCAGCTAAGAATAAACAGGGCAAAAGAATTGCTTCGTCATAAAGAAATGAAAGTGTATGAAATTGCTAAGGCAGTAGGATATAAACATATTGACTATTTTCATAGTAAGTTTAAAAAGTATGTTGGAATTAGTCCTTTAGAGTATAAGAAGAATTGTGAAAAGTAG
- a CDS encoding DUF2225 domain-containing protein, producing the protein MINIFEELKDMGFENLEKIELFPEKEVSNEIENKKGKRVTLEEVLYDKTYVCPVCKTEFKTKAIRSGKNRLVNSDLDLKPEYDIANPIFYECIVCETCGYAALSKNFSTLTTSQIRWIKEKISSVYKTYHYEPIIDAKSAISRYKLALLNSFVKKAKDGEKAYICLKLAWIYRELKDAEQEKLFLSHALTGFENAYNNERFPIFELGELTTAYIIADIYRRFKEYDKAMQWISYVILDKSISLRLKTRALHLKGVIHDEKKIAENHHIE; encoded by the coding sequence GTGATTAATATATTTGAAGAATTAAAAGACATGGGGTTTGAAAATCTAGAGAAAATAGAACTTTTCCCCGAAAAAGAAGTCTCTAATGAAATTGAAAATAAGAAGGGGAAAAGAGTAACATTAGAAGAAGTTTTATATGATAAAACTTATGTATGCCCTGTGTGTAAAACAGAATTTAAAACAAAAGCTATTCGTTCAGGTAAAAATAGATTAGTTAATTCAGATTTAGACTTAAAGCCAGAGTATGATATCGCTAATCCCATTTTTTATGAATGTATTGTATGTGAAACTTGCGGTTATGCTGCTCTTAGTAAAAATTTTAGCACCTTAACGACAAGTCAAATAAGATGGATTAAAGAGAAAATTAGCTCGGTTTACAAAACTTATCATTATGAGCCTATTATAGATGCAAAATCAGCTATATCCAGATATAAATTAGCACTCCTTAATAGTTTTGTAAAAAAAGCTAAAGATGGAGAAAAAGCTTATATATGTTTAAAGTTAGCGTGGATTTATAGAGAATTAAAAGATGCAGAGCAAGAGAAGCTATTTCTAAGCCATGCTTTAACGGGATTTGAAAATGCTTATAATAATGAGCGTTTTCCAATATTTGAACTAGGAGAATTAACGACAGCATACATTATTGCAGATATTTATCGAAGATTTAAGGAATATGATAAAGCAATGCAATGGATTAGTTATGTTATTTTGGATAAAAGTATTTCCTTAAGGCTAAAAACAAGAGCACTTCATTTAAAAGGTGTTATTCATGATGAAAAAAAGATAGCAGAAAATCACCATATTGAGTAA
- a CDS encoding ferredoxin, with protein MKAVVDKDTCIGCGLCPSICPDVFSMDDEDGKAVAISEDVPEELEDDASEAAASCPVEAITAE; from the coding sequence ATGAAAGCTGTTGTAGATAAGGATACTTGTATTGGTTGTGGACTTTGCCCGTCTATCTGTCCTGATGTATTTAGCATGGATGATGAAGATGGTAAGGCTGTTGCTATTTCAGAGGATGTACCTGAAGAATTAGAAGATGATGCTAGTGAAGCTGCTGCTTCTTGTCCTGTTGAAGCAATTACTGCTGAATAG
- a CDS encoding ferritin family protein, with translation MWMRQSYPTGEQLANAVSLIGSSIENEKSDAMFYEWLINNVPNNIGEKARQDIIKTITGIKEDEQMHNKIFKSMYKQLTGNEAPIPMEEEFVPPANFTEGIIKALKGETEAVRRYRTIMSGLPDNSYRDAVFNILTDEIRHGILYNYVYTTTIMS, from the coding sequence ATGTGGATGAGACAAAGTTATCCTACGGGAGAACAATTAGCAAACGCCGTTAGTTTAATTGGAAGTTCAATTGAAAATGAAAAATCTGATGCAATGTTTTATGAATGGCTTATTAATAACGTTCCCAATAATATAGGTGAAAAAGCTAGGCAAGATATTATAAAAACTATAACTGGGATTAAAGAAGATGAACAAATGCATAATAAGATTTTTAAAAGTATGTATAAGCAATTAACAGGAAATGAAGCGCCTATACCGATGGAGGAAGAATTTGTTCCACCTGCTAATTTTACTGAGGGGATTATTAAAGCATTAAAAGGTGAGACGGAAGCTGTTAGAAGATATCGTACGATTATGTCAGGTTTACCAGATAATTCTTACAGGGATGCAGTCTTTAATATTTTAACAGATGAAATAAGGCATGGTATATTATATAATTATGTTTATACTACAACTATAATGAGTTAA
- the istB gene encoding IS21-like element helper ATPase IstB has product MDEALQEKLTLCKLAGINKCYDRILDTATSGQWTYERFFNGLLDEELLSRENNRFSRLCKKAGFPTVKTIDEFNFLEAPFIPKDKIIKLMDCRFIEEYGNLILIGGSGVGKTHLSTAIGVEACKRGFSVTFFTAASLGNRLVEMQESLALSRFIDKLKKIDLIIIDELGYVELSADTTQLMFQIFSERYEKGSIIVTTNLEFKEWAKVFHDERMTTAIIDRLIHNSKIITCNGPSYRYKQKIQMTE; this is encoded by the coding sequence ATGGATGAGGCATTGCAAGAGAAACTAACACTCTGTAAACTTGCTGGAATCAACAAGTGCTATGATAGAATACTTGATACGGCAACTTCTGGGCAATGGACTTATGAACGGTTCTTTAATGGCTTATTAGATGAAGAACTACTTTCAAGGGAAAACAATCGCTTTAGCAGACTCTGTAAAAAGGCCGGTTTTCCTACAGTAAAAACAATAGATGAGTTTAATTTTTTAGAGGCTCCTTTTATCCCTAAAGATAAGATCATAAAGCTTATGGATTGTAGATTTATTGAAGAATACGGAAACCTCATACTTATTGGAGGCTCTGGTGTTGGAAAAACTCACCTAAGCACAGCGATAGGTGTTGAGGCATGCAAACGTGGTTTTAGTGTAACCTTCTTTACCGCTGCCTCATTAGGTAATAGACTTGTAGAAATGCAGGAAAGCCTGGCATTAAGCCGATTTATAGACAAACTTAAAAAGATAGATTTGATCATCATTGATGAACTAGGTTATGTAGAGCTTTCTGCTGATACCACGCAACTGATGTTTCAAATCTTTTCAGAACGCTATGAAAAGGGATCGATCATTGTGACTACAAACCTTGAGTTCAAAGAATGGGCGAAGGTCTTTCATGATGAACGCATGACTACTGCCATCATTGATAGGCTCATACATAACAGTAAGATTATCACGTGCAATGGTCCTAGCTATCGTTACAAACAAAAGATTCAAATGACAGAATAA